A stretch of Cicer arietinum cultivar CDC Frontier isolate Library 1 chromosome 5, Cicar.CDCFrontier_v2.0, whole genome shotgun sequence DNA encodes these proteins:
- the LOC101500522 gene encoding glycerol-3-phosphate acyltransferase 1-like isoform X1, which translates to MLFLLLHLVLRLKEWLLKTKIYFFNLVDLSSNPLPQPSTFPTILNCNLEGRKSQTLVCDIYDILLRTHSFFPYFMLVSFEGGSIFRAFLLLSSCPILMFLSYEQKLKLMIFITFCGLKKKDMEMTSRVVLPKYYMENLNLKAYEVLVSFGCRVFFTNVPRVMVEGFLKEYLNGDDVIGSELHTIGCYFTGFISRNCFIDKQSALLDYFGDRKPHVGISSTCVNDHHFISFCKEAYVVSNEICPSSIMPREKYPKPLIFHDGRLAFFPTPLSTLYMFMWLPIGVPISIYRILLGLILHYKWSLTLVTFSGITISLKTISNTKKKLEQKKGVLYVCTHRTLVDPIFLSMSLKKPLTTVTYSLSKVSEILSPIRTMRLTRDKEQDRKTMQSLLSEGDLVVCPEGTTCREPYLLRFSSLFAELTDEIVPVALQAKVCLFYGTTASGLKSLDSVFFFMNPWPCYEVEILEKVPKEFTCGGGKCPYEVANYVQRELGNALGFESTNITRRDKYMMLAGNEGVVQKEK; encoded by the exons ATGTTGTTTCTATTGCTACACCTAGTCCTTAGGCTCAAAGAATGGTTATTAAAAacgaaaatttatttttttaatttggttgaTCTATCATCTAATCCACTTCCACAACCTTCAACTTTTCCTACTATTTTGAATTGTAATTTGGAAGGTAGAAAGTCTCAAACACTAGTTTGTGACATTTATGATATCCTATTAAGGACTCATTCCTTCTTTCCTTATTTCATGTTAGTTTCCTTTGAAGGTGGTAGTATTTTCAGAGCTTTCTTATTACTTTCTTCATGTcctatattaatgtttttaagcTATGAACAAAAGCTTAAACTCATGATATTCATCACTTTTTGTGGACTTAAAAAAAAGGACATGGAAATGACTTCAAGAGTAGTTTTACCAAAGTATTACATGGAGAACCTTAACCTTAAGGCTTATGAGGTTTTGGTTTCATTTGGGTGTAGAGTTTTCTTCACTAATGTGCCTAGAGTTATGGTAGAAGGGTTTCTTAAAGAATATTTGAATGGTGATGATGTTATTGGTAGTGAATTGCACACTATTGGATGTTACTTCACTGGTTTTATTTCAAGGAATTGTTTCATTGATAAGCAAAGTGCACTTTTGGATTATTTTGGAGATAGAAAGCCTCATGTAGGAATTAGCAGCACATGTGTCAATGATCAtcattttatctctttttgTAAG GAAGCTTATGTGGTGAGCAATGAAATATGTCCAAGCTCAATTATGCCAAGAGAAAAGTATCCAAAACCATTAATATTTCATGATGGAAGACTAGCATTTTTCCCAACACCTTTATCAACTCTCTACATGTTCATGTGGCTACCAATTGGAGTTCCAATATCCATTTATAGAATTCTCCTTGGCTTAATTCTTCATTACAAATGGTCACTTACATTAGTAACATTTAGTGGTATAACTATAAGTCTAAAAACCATTAGTAATACTAAAAAGaaattagaacaaaaaaaagGAGTACTTTATGTTTGTACACATAGGACTTTGGTAGATCCTATTTTTCTTAGCATGAGTTTGAAAAAGCCTTTAACTACTGTTACTTACAGCTTAAGCAAAGTGTCAGAAATCTTATCTCCTATTAGGACAATGAGATTAACAAGGGACAAAGAACAAGATAGGAAAACAATGCAAAGTTTGCTTAGTGAAGGTGATTTGGTTGTGTGTCCTGAAGGAACAACTTGTAGGGAACCTTATTTATTAAGGTTTAGCTCTCTTTTTGCTGAACTTACTGATGAGATTGTTCCTGTGGCTTTACAAGCtaaggtgtgtttgttttatgGTACCACAGCTAGTGGTCTTAAAAGTTTGGACTCTGTTTTTTTCTTTATGAATCCATGGCCTTGTTATGAAGTTGAAATCCTTGAAAAGGTTCCTAAAGAATTTACTTGTGGTGGGGGAAAGTGTCCTTATGAAGTGGCTAATTATGTACAAAGAGAGTTGGGAAATGCTTTGGGATTTGAGTCTACTAATATTACAAGGAGGGATAAATATATGATGTTGGCTGGAAATGAAGGGGTTGTTCAAAAAGAGAAATGA
- the LOC101500522 gene encoding glycerol-3-phosphate acyltransferase 1-like isoform X2: MLFLLLHLVLRLKEWLLKTKIYFFNLVDLSSNPLPQPSTFPTILNCNLEGRKSQTLVCDIYDILLRTHSFFPYFMLVSFEGGSIFRAFLLLSSCPILMFLSYEQKLKLMIFITFCGLKKKDMEMTSRVVLPKYYMENLNLKAYEVLVSFGCRVFFTNVPRVMVEGFLKEYLNGDDVIGSELHTIGCYFTGFISRNCFIDKQSALLDYFGDRKPHVGISSTCVNDHHFISFCKEAYVVSNEICPSSIMPRENLSKVSEILSPIRTMRLTRDKEQDRKTMQSLLSEGDLVVCPEGTTCREPYLLRFSSLFAELTDEIVPVALQAKVCLFYGTTASGLKSLDSVFFFMNPWPCYEVEILEKVPKEFTCGGGKCPYEVANYVQRELGNALGFESTNITRRDKYMMLAGNEGVVQKEK; the protein is encoded by the exons ATGTTGTTTCTATTGCTACACCTAGTCCTTAGGCTCAAAGAATGGTTATTAAAAacgaaaatttatttttttaatttggttgaTCTATCATCTAATCCACTTCCACAACCTTCAACTTTTCCTACTATTTTGAATTGTAATTTGGAAGGTAGAAAGTCTCAAACACTAGTTTGTGACATTTATGATATCCTATTAAGGACTCATTCCTTCTTTCCTTATTTCATGTTAGTTTCCTTTGAAGGTGGTAGTATTTTCAGAGCTTTCTTATTACTTTCTTCATGTcctatattaatgtttttaagcTATGAACAAAAGCTTAAACTCATGATATTCATCACTTTTTGTGGACTTAAAAAAAAGGACATGGAAATGACTTCAAGAGTAGTTTTACCAAAGTATTACATGGAGAACCTTAACCTTAAGGCTTATGAGGTTTTGGTTTCATTTGGGTGTAGAGTTTTCTTCACTAATGTGCCTAGAGTTATGGTAGAAGGGTTTCTTAAAGAATATTTGAATGGTGATGATGTTATTGGTAGTGAATTGCACACTATTGGATGTTACTTCACTGGTTTTATTTCAAGGAATTGTTTCATTGATAAGCAAAGTGCACTTTTGGATTATTTTGGAGATAGAAAGCCTCATGTAGGAATTAGCAGCACATGTGTCAATGATCAtcattttatctctttttgTAAG GAAGCTTATGTGGTGAGCAATGAAATATGTCCAAGCTCAATTATGCCAAGAGAAAA CTTAAGCAAAGTGTCAGAAATCTTATCTCCTATTAGGACAATGAGATTAACAAGGGACAAAGAACAAGATAGGAAAACAATGCAAAGTTTGCTTAGTGAAGGTGATTTGGTTGTGTGTCCTGAAGGAACAACTTGTAGGGAACCTTATTTATTAAGGTTTAGCTCTCTTTTTGCTGAACTTACTGATGAGATTGTTCCTGTGGCTTTACAAGCtaaggtgtgtttgttttatgGTACCACAGCTAGTGGTCTTAAAAGTTTGGACTCTGTTTTTTTCTTTATGAATCCATGGCCTTGTTATGAAGTTGAAATCCTTGAAAAGGTTCCTAAAGAATTTACTTGTGGTGGGGGAAAGTGTCCTTATGAAGTGGCTAATTATGTACAAAGAGAGTTGGGAAATGCTTTGGGATTTGAGTCTACTAATATTACAAGGAGGGATAAATATATGATGTTGGCTGGAAATGAAGGGGTTGTTCAAAAAGAGAAATGA